From one Treponema denticola genomic stretch:
- a CDS encoding WD40 repeat domain-containing protein, with the protein MYKKYLYLFFALILCFSLGAQNTDLPWSEVAENQGEQTGGTGQGGGTTGSSTPSQSQPNTNSSSASQSQPEANSSASQQTQTGVNANTNQQTQSASSGNTEAQSSEIKTEETKINILVFAQAMTLAVANDKALYSRNSAARANLPEQDQLRSAKVIHKFSGGVTEIMNSGTLPIFFAAGKDGFVTRYSYPKFEPDTWQLSSMPIQKIAVHPQGRLVAVYETNGFSIHQVSLWDWAKKKTLFSKRLSDSVVSLSWSANGTYLFVGNRSTDGITVLDSKGTVQNIYQEAPGIVFLAATASSERSIVTYGESGRLVYTDIAKKKKLKEFRTENKLENPNLIKNFTRIIGYKDNNVYVIDAVTGETLSKHQARYALFASKIQDSVPIWIERTRRKNEWCIRQGDASSNGFYVPGNSKITAARHIKNHMVIGTQDGAIYMIGLNEDSSVNLEKPLTYSGSKIDDITSDGNVLYILKDGKIYVQNSPEEKPIPIIEDLKTNKFTFYNNGFLLWSDIKKAMPISHYSLDTKELKKITTPKETVISVSVYKNLFLYVESFNGVTLVNFDNGKKEFVYNAPGIQNAVQVDDNTMLIAKSSIGRSQSPVFIINTLTEETSPIPMEGNLAFALEQNASRPNSLACFLVGTSPSPKTELLHISLNQKNPIDSTFKPILSYKEESVDAFLEISGNDILTNLGNSSLVHYNTSSKQARRLSRSYGFPKEAIILKKYFISLNFGDTLSWYERKTGAILKTITVE; encoded by the coding sequence ATGTACAAAAAATATCTTTATTTATTTTTTGCTTTAATTTTATGTTTTTCATTAGGTGCTCAAAATACGGATTTACCTTGGAGTGAGGTTGCCGAAAATCAAGGAGAACAAACGGGAGGAACCGGCCAAGGAGGCGGAACAACAGGCTCAAGCACCCCCTCACAATCACAGCCGAATACAAACTCAAGCTCTGCCTCTCAATCACAACCGGAGGCAAACTCAAGTGCAAGCCAGCAAACTCAAACAGGAGTAAATGCAAACACAAACCAACAAACTCAATCGGCATCAAGCGGAAACACGGAAGCTCAATCCTCAGAGATAAAGACTGAAGAAACCAAAATAAATATCCTTGTATTCGCTCAGGCTATGACACTTGCAGTTGCAAACGATAAGGCTCTTTATTCACGTAACTCGGCCGCAAGAGCAAACCTCCCCGAACAAGACCAACTCCGTTCGGCAAAGGTCATTCACAAATTTTCGGGAGGCGTTACCGAGATAATGAATTCGGGAACATTGCCGATATTTTTTGCAGCTGGAAAGGACGGCTTTGTTACCAGATATTCTTATCCGAAATTTGAACCCGATACTTGGCAGCTTTCAAGTATGCCCATACAAAAAATAGCCGTACATCCTCAAGGAAGGCTTGTTGCAGTTTATGAAACAAACGGCTTCAGCATTCATCAAGTTTCTCTTTGGGATTGGGCAAAAAAGAAGACCTTATTTTCAAAACGCCTATCCGACTCGGTCGTATCCCTTTCATGGTCGGCCAACGGAACCTACCTTTTTGTGGGCAACAGGTCTACCGACGGCATCACTGTATTGGATTCAAAAGGCACAGTACAAAACATCTATCAAGAAGCCCCCGGAATAGTTTTTTTGGCAGCTACGGCATCAAGCGAAAGAAGCATTGTAACTTACGGAGAATCAGGCCGCCTTGTTTACACCGATATAGCAAAGAAAAAAAAGCTAAAAGAATTCAGAACAGAGAACAAACTTGAAAATCCGAATCTTATAAAAAACTTTACAAGAATTATCGGTTATAAGGACAATAATGTCTATGTAATAGATGCAGTTACGGGAGAAACCTTATCTAAACATCAAGCCCGATATGCCCTCTTTGCTTCTAAAATTCAAGATTCGGTTCCTATTTGGATTGAAAGAACTCGAAGAAAAAATGAATGGTGCATAAGACAGGGAGACGCTTCTTCAAACGGCTTTTATGTGCCGGGAAATTCCAAAATAACGGCAGCCCGCCATATTAAAAATCACATGGTAATCGGCACCCAAGACGGAGCCATTTACATGATAGGCCTAAACGAAGACTCTTCAGTAAATCTTGAAAAACCGCTCACTTACTCCGGCTCAAAAATAGATGACATTACAAGCGATGGAAATGTTTTGTACATCCTAAAAGACGGAAAAATCTATGTTCAAAATTCCCCTGAAGAAAAACCCATACCGATAATAGAAGACCTTAAAACAAATAAGTTTACATTCTATAACAACGGATTTTTGCTGTGGTCGGACATAAAAAAGGCGATGCCTATCTCCCACTACTCCCTTGATACAAAGGAACTAAAAAAAATTACCACACCTAAAGAAACCGTTATATCCGTTTCGGTTTATAAGAATTTATTTTTATATGTAGAATCTTTTAACGGAGTTACATTGGTTAATTTTGATAACGGAAAAAAAGAATTCGTCTATAATGCCCCGGGAATTCAAAATGCGGTTCAAGTAGACGACAACACAATGCTGATTGCCAAAAGTTCCATAGGACGCTCGCAAAGTCCGGTCTTTATAATAAATACCCTAACGGAAGAAACAAGTCCGATTCCGATGGAAGGAAATTTAGCCTTTGCTCTTGAGCAAAATGCTTCACGCCCTAACAGCCTTGCATGTTTTTTGGTAGGAACAAGTCCTTCACCTAAAACAGAGCTGCTGCATATCAGCTTAAACCAAAAAAATCCTATAGACAGCACTTTTAAACCGATTCTTTCCTACAAGGAAGAAAGCGTAGATGCCTTTTTGGAAATTTCGGGAAACGACATTTTAACCAACTTGGGAAACAGCTCGCTTGTTCACTACAATACCTCATCAAAGCAGGCCAGAAGATTATCCCGCTCATACGGATTTCCCAAGGAAGCGATTATCTTAAAAAAATATTTTATCAGCCTCAACTTCGGCGATACTCTATCATGGTATGAGCGGAAAACAGGGGCTATTTTAAAAACAATAACAGTAGAGTAA
- a CDS encoding CpXC domain-containing protein: MKINCPCDKSFEIEHNAKINLDKEPEILKKIADGSYLTFKCPQCGRNVRSEIKTRIEWPSKKLILLFVPEADRIACLSSCSGLKEINEKTKKAEKIEYEKADETPVIGYSELAERIAVVEAGLDPHAMEVLKFFILDSGKDIKGKKIKIFFHSVNDDGNFEFYVYGLKEDQVAVMKIPVKLYDSICQDIKNKKKSEIFTAVYLGNYLSYQNIFTEGRDS; encoded by the coding sequence ATGAAGATAAATTGTCCTTGCGATAAAAGTTTTGAAATTGAACATAATGCCAAAATAAATTTAGACAAAGAACCTGAAATATTAAAAAAAATAGCTGACGGTTCATATTTGACCTTTAAATGCCCGCAGTGCGGAAGGAATGTCCGGTCCGAGATAAAAACAAGAATAGAATGGCCGTCAAAAAAGCTTATCTTGCTCTTCGTTCCTGAAGCCGATAGGATAGCCTGCCTTTCAAGCTGTTCCGGATTAAAAGAGATAAACGAAAAAACAAAAAAAGCAGAAAAGATAGAATATGAAAAAGCCGATGAAACCCCGGTTATAGGTTATTCGGAATTGGCCGAGCGTATTGCCGTTGTAGAGGCCGGCCTCGATCCTCATGCCATGGAAGTTTTAAAATTCTTTATATTGGACAGCGGAAAAGACATAAAGGGCAAAAAGATAAAAATCTTTTTCCACTCGGTAAACGATGACGGCAACTTCGAGTTTTATGTTTACGGCTTAAAAGAAGATCAAGTAGCGGTTATGAAAATTCCCGTCAAATTATATGACTCGATTTGTCAAGATATAAAAAACAAAAAGAAGTCCGAGATTTTTACGGCAGTCTATTTGGGAAACTATCTTTCCTACCAAAATATTTTTACCGAAGGAAGGGATTCATAG
- a CDS encoding putative glycoside hydrolase yields the protein MALCEPMKMFYCGKRALRLAFVLLIVMLPLYAQDAFLTGSYEGLFKIDNFRAKKIWSDAAVFKISKAGNQWLFLTDKGLAASKNLKEFYYLNDKLPKKIIKNIDKNGNKTFIEKIPQLKDLEVHPFNPNIFVTATSSNVFLTRDSGKTWEDLGVNHSVNGIKAVSVLDMPNSRGEKVLTVFVSHSIAGMAWKQPDVNSKIWNDISDGLKKGPEGIEEISDIVFNQISNNSEIYCAQTFSGLMYKLDWNKKLFILLNEKEANNKKLVCVDSLNIIDNTVFGVMEGGLFETNLIMPNTQIYTSNKLLKDYDRIKKYLKNSNYLCAFVPNRLTSFSGNLSLSELWLLHDKKNQSNPYLKISDGKKGIYTPTHQMRDEKSFEKHLKTIKDNKLNALVIDMKDEYGFVRYESKNEDIKKYNGIKYTLDIEKFIKRAKAEKIYLIARIVVFKDKNLYRYNNGQYAVQDTETGKPWQGYNLYNGEKEIIQEHWVDPYNEAVWKYNVDIAEELCSLGFDEIQFDYIRFPTDGLNLADVRYPAKENGMDKVSALMSFLAYSRERIKAPISIDIYGANGWYRTGARTGQEVELLAEYVDVICPMFYPSHFSQSFLAYNPAEERPYRIYHQGSYRNKLMARNKVIVRPWAQAFFIPVSYDKKYYDENYVKRQILGIKDSIDEGYIYWNNSGRYLDLRPDGEGL from the coding sequence ATGGCATTATGTGAGCCTATGAAAATGTTTTATTGCGGTAAAAGAGCTTTAAGGCTTGCTTTTGTTTTGTTGATTGTTATGCTCCCGCTTTATGCCCAAGATGCTTTTTTGACAGGAAGTTATGAGGGCTTGTTTAAAATAGATAATTTTAGGGCAAAAAAGATTTGGAGTGATGCGGCTGTTTTTAAAATATCTAAGGCCGGAAATCAATGGCTTTTTTTAACCGATAAGGGGCTGGCTGCAAGCAAAAACTTAAAAGAATTTTACTATCTAAATGATAAACTTCCAAAAAAAATAATTAAAAATATAGATAAAAACGGAAACAAGACTTTTATAGAAAAAATTCCTCAACTTAAAGATTTGGAGGTTCACCCTTTTAATCCGAACATCTTTGTTACTGCAACTTCAAGCAATGTTTTTTTGACACGGGATTCCGGAAAAACTTGGGAGGACCTTGGGGTAAATCATTCGGTAAACGGAATAAAGGCTGTCAGTGTTTTGGATATGCCTAATTCAAGGGGAGAAAAAGTTTTAACGGTTTTTGTTTCTCACTCTATTGCAGGTATGGCTTGGAAACAGCCCGATGTAAATTCAAAAATTTGGAACGATATAAGTGATGGTTTAAAAAAAGGCCCTGAAGGGATTGAAGAAATATCGGATATTGTTTTTAATCAAATCTCGAACAATTCTGAAATTTACTGTGCTCAAACATTTTCAGGTTTAATGTATAAGCTTGATTGGAATAAAAAACTATTTATACTCTTAAATGAAAAAGAAGCAAACAATAAAAAGCTTGTTTGTGTAGATAGTTTAAATATAATAGACAATACGGTTTTCGGAGTTATGGAAGGCGGCTTATTTGAAACCAATTTAATTATGCCGAATACTCAAATCTATACTTCCAACAAATTATTAAAAGATTATGATAGGATAAAAAAATACCTGAAGAATTCAAATTATCTTTGCGCCTTTGTTCCGAATAGGTTAACCTCTTTTAGCGGTAATTTATCCTTATCCGAACTATGGTTGTTACACGACAAAAAAAATCAAAGCAATCCTTATTTAAAAATCTCCGACGGTAAAAAAGGCATTTATACTCCTACACATCAGATGCGGGATGAAAAATCTTTTGAAAAACATCTTAAAACAATTAAGGACAATAAGCTCAATGCCCTTGTTATCGATATGAAAGATGAATATGGCTTTGTCCGCTATGAAAGTAAAAACGAAGATATAAAAAAATATAATGGCATAAAGTATACTCTTGATATTGAAAAATTTATAAAAAGAGCAAAGGCGGAAAAGATTTATCTTATTGCCCGAATTGTCGTATTTAAAGATAAAAATTTATATAGATATAATAATGGGCAGTATGCCGTTCAGGATACAGAAACAGGTAAACCTTGGCAAGGTTATAATCTTTATAACGGAGAAAAAGAAATTATACAGGAGCATTGGGTCGATCCTTATAACGAAGCCGTTTGGAAATACAATGTCGATATAGCAGAAGAACTTTGCTCCCTCGGTTTTGACGAAATTCAATTCGACTATATTCGTTTTCCTACCGACGGCTTAAACCTTGCAGACGTCCGATACCCGGCAAAGGAAAACGGCATGGACAAGGTCAGTGCCCTTATGTCTTTTTTAGCCTACTCACGCGAAAGAATCAAGGCTCCTATTTCTATAGATATTTACGGAGCAAACGGCTGGTACCGCACGGGTGCCCGCACTGGGCAGGAGGTAGAACTTCTTGCAGAATATGTGGATGTTATCTGCCCGATGTTTTATCCCAGTCATTTTTCTCAAAGTTTTTTGGCCTACAATCCTGCCGAAGAAAGGCCTTATCGAATTTATCATCAAGGTTCTTATAGAAACAAATTGATGGCACGCAACAAGGTAATTGTACGCCCTTGGGCTCAAGCCTTTTTTATTCCGGTTTCTTATGACAAAAAATACTATGATGAAAATTATGTAAAACGCCAAATTTTAGGAATTAAGGATTCCATAGATGAGGGCTATATTTATTGGAATAATTCGGGCAGATATTTGGATCTGCGTCCTGACGGGGAGGGCTTATAA
- a CDS encoding extracellular solute-binding protein, whose protein sequence is MKRYILFLILAAMIFTSCTKTEEDKIAVIWTDRAEFVSYCEVFNNSQNEYKIIVEYKKSPVDAIINTDVQPDIVIGSWLKGKSARVKFRKINNLFGEKKINKTDFYPELLNLGNISGNQYLLPISFNLPMIIFSSANKFKTKSDFSISTDEIRDFSIKFNKANRGTYTAMGFSPRWSDDFLYMNTKGFNASFEEEKDFFSWNDKSLQNAINYIRDWSSEVNTSAAAEDDFKFKYLYDSPYVLVKNGRCLFYYVSSEELFSTPQKRLENIDFRWLAFGGKTPLKDDILYGGICSKAKNSKAAEAFFIWFFQVKTQEQLLNRANEMDLMINSFGLAGGFSALHQVTEKLFPRYYPLLLAHLPQTQSFYAPHILPSNWPMLKKEILMPYLKDACNASAYPDSIPSLNKRIAEWYKNQ, encoded by the coding sequence ATGAAAAGATATATTTTATTTTTAATCCTTGCAGCAATGATTTTTACCTCATGTACAAAAACCGAAGAAGACAAGATCGCGGTCATCTGGACGGACAGGGCGGAGTTTGTTTCATACTGTGAAGTTTTTAATAACTCTCAAAACGAGTATAAAATTATTGTAGAATACAAAAAGAGCCCTGTCGATGCCATCATAAATACTGATGTGCAGCCCGACATAGTTATAGGTTCATGGCTTAAAGGTAAATCGGCCAGAGTAAAGTTTCGAAAAATCAATAATCTTTTCGGGGAAAAAAAGATAAACAAAACCGACTTTTATCCCGAACTCTTAAACCTAGGAAATATTTCCGGCAACCAATATCTATTGCCTATAAGTTTTAACTTACCGATGATTATATTTTCCTCGGCAAATAAGTTTAAAACAAAGAGCGATTTTTCCATTTCTACTGATGAGATAAGAGATTTTTCAATTAAGTTTAATAAGGCAAACAGAGGGACTTATACTGCAATGGGCTTTTCTCCACGCTGGTCGGATGACTTTTTATACATGAACACCAAGGGCTTCAATGCCTCCTTTGAAGAAGAAAAAGATTTTTTTTCATGGAACGATAAGTCTCTTCAAAATGCAATAAATTATATAAGAGATTGGAGCAGCGAGGTAAACACATCAGCCGCTGCCGAAGATGACTTTAAATTCAAATATCTTTATGACTCGCCCTATGTTTTAGTCAAAAACGGAAGATGTCTTTTTTATTATGTCTCCAGTGAGGAGCTTTTTTCTACACCTCAAAAACGATTGGAAAATATAGATTTTAGATGGCTGGCTTTCGGCGGAAAGACACCCTTAAAAGACGACATTCTGTACGGTGGAATTTGCAGCAAAGCAAAAAACTCTAAAGCTGCCGAGGCTTTTTTTATTTGGTTTTTTCAGGTAAAAACCCAAGAACAGCTTTTAAATCGAGCCAATGAGATGGATCTTATGATAAATTCCTTCGGCCTTGCCGGAGGCTTTTCGGCCCTGCATCAAGTAACCGAAAAATTATTCCCAAGATATTATCCTCTTTTACTGGCACACCTGCCTCAGACACAAAGCTTTTATGCACCTCATATCTTGCCGAGCAATTGGCCGATGCTAAAAAAGGAAATTCTAATGCCCTATTTGAAGGACGCATGCAATGCCTCCGCCTACCCCGATTCTATTCCTTCTCTTAATAAAAGAATAGCAGAATGGTATAAAAATCAATAA
- a CDS encoding ParB N-terminal domain-containing protein: MQIPIEEIKVRQRARKEFIEIEELAESLNRVGLLNPIIVDQNKVLIAGQRRLEAAKKLGWKTIEARVLSVEDESLALDIEIEENVQRQQFSNEELLNAFARLNRLKNPGFFVRIWRSIKAFFKRLFGKKKK, translated from the coding sequence ATGCAGATTCCTATAGAGGAGATAAAAGTAAGACAAAGAGCCAGAAAAGAATTTATAGAAATTGAAGAGCTGGCAGAAAGTCTAAACCGTGTAGGGCTTTTAAATCCGATTATTGTAGATCAAAATAAAGTGCTTATAGCCGGCCAACGGAGATTGGAGGCTGCAAAAAAACTGGGCTGGAAAACCATAGAAGCCAGAGTTCTTTCCGTAGAGGATGAAAGCCTTGCTCTCGATATCGAGATTGAAGAAAATGTGCAAAGACAGCAGTTTTCGAATGAAGAACTTTTAAACGCTTTTGCGCGTCTTAACCGCTTAAAAAATCCGGGATTTTTTGTAAGAATCTGGCGTTCAATAAAAGCCTTTTTTAAGCGGCTCTTCGGCAAAAAGAAAAAATAG
- the mnmE gene encoding tRNA uridine-5-carboxymethylaminomethyl(34) synthesis GTPase MnmE, with the protein MQIGKYSLDDPIAAIATALSPAALGIVRTSGKGAIALASAIFSKPEKLKEAQGNTILHGWVLDPESKKEVDEVTVCVYREPKSFTGEDSVEFICHGGTAVVLKIYRLLIENGFRAAEGGEFTFRAFANGKADLTRAEAVNEIINSKTDINIELAAGRLSGNLFSGIEEIKHGLTAVIAAADVEIEYPEDEETSQGAFSPDLILRIIEPLKKLADSWAAEKIFIQGAKVVLAGKTNAGKSSLFNALLKEDRAIVSDIHGTTRDWLEASLNFNGIPVSLYDTAGIRYTQDSIEVIGVERSLEMSRNADLVLYLCDPKDILSAGSLNKDDSEFIKNAKAPVITVITKEDLLDTESKEKIKEILKAEKITEPIIISSKASNGIKALSEKAYSVLAKNTGSSGFSKTASLGSERQRDAVQKALDVLKTAYQNSLESFPLDLIVEDLEEALSFLGEITGEVRSDDILDKVFSGFCVGK; encoded by the coding sequence ATGCAGATAGGTAAATATTCCCTGGACGATCCGATAGCCGCAATAGCTACGGCTCTAAGCCCTGCCGCTTTGGGCATTGTCCGCACTTCGGGGAAGGGAGCAATAGCCCTTGCTTCCGCAATCTTTTCAAAACCTGAAAAACTAAAAGAAGCCCAAGGCAACACTATCTTGCACGGCTGGGTTTTAGACCCCGAATCAAAAAAAGAAGTTGATGAGGTTACGGTCTGCGTTTATCGGGAACCTAAAAGTTTTACGGGAGAGGATTCCGTCGAGTTTATCTGCCATGGCGGAACTGCCGTAGTTTTAAAAATTTACCGCCTTTTAATCGAAAACGGTTTTAGAGCGGCCGAGGGCGGGGAGTTTACATTCCGTGCCTTTGCGAACGGAAAGGCCGATCTAACGCGGGCTGAGGCTGTAAACGAAATCATCAATTCAAAAACCGATATAAATATAGAACTTGCAGCAGGCCGCCTGTCGGGAAATCTTTTTTCGGGAATAGAGGAAATAAAGCACGGACTAACCGCTGTCATCGCTGCGGCCGATGTCGAAATAGAATATCCAGAAGATGAGGAAACAAGCCAAGGTGCATTTTCCCCTGATTTGATTTTACGGATTATCGAACCTCTAAAAAAATTAGCCGATTCATGGGCAGCTGAAAAAATCTTTATTCAAGGAGCCAAGGTTGTTCTTGCGGGTAAGACCAATGCAGGAAAATCCTCCCTCTTTAATGCCCTCCTAAAAGAAGACAGGGCCATAGTTTCGGATATTCACGGGACGACAAGGGACTGGCTTGAAGCTTCCCTAAACTTTAACGGCATCCCTGTAAGCCTTTACGACACGGCGGGTATACGCTATACTCAGGATTCGATAGAGGTTATCGGTGTAGAGCGGAGCTTGGAGATGAGCCGGAATGCTGACCTTGTCCTCTACCTTTGCGACCCTAAGGATATCTTGTCCGCAGGTAGTTTAAACAAGGATGATTCCGAGTTTATAAAAAATGCAAAGGCTCCGGTAATTACGGTTATCACAAAAGAGGACTTACTCGATACCGAGTCAAAAGAAAAAATAAAAGAAATCTTAAAAGCCGAAAAAATTACAGAGCCCATAATAATTTCATCAAAGGCTTCTAATGGAATTAAGGCTTTGTCCGAAAAGGCCTATTCTGTTCTCGCAAAAAATACCGGCAGTTCCGGCTTTTCAAAAACAGCTTCCCTCGGAAGCGAAAGGCAGAGAGATGCCGTTCAAAAGGCCTTGGATGTACTTAAAACAGCCTATCAAAATTCTCTTGAAAGCTTCCCCCTCGACCTCATCGTAGAAGACCTTGAAGAAGCCTTAAGCTTTTTAGGCGAAATTACCGGAGAAGTCCGCTCCGACGATATCCTTGACAAGGTCTTTTCAGGCTTTTGTGTCGGAAAGTAA
- a CDS encoding phosphatase PAP2 family protein, whose protein sequence is MTELTAASKELHFIHQWGIEVIRAVQNFSSPFLNEVMKIFTEASTYGFVVFIIGLYLWCIDYKKGLHLAYAAAFTSGLNGGIKRIFKIPRPFAHAPEIMLKSIGGFSTPSGHSLISAFIYPAVLFYEPFREKLSKDAQSAKPQKSAASVKIKIPAAIVLPLLVGFSRVYLGVHYPTDVLLGWGLGAFIFLSMMFFLPAIEAKISALNRTDENDAQNIKFKKTASIRFTLAAIFAFILILISREKVNEAGLILGLAFGNIRILENSKYSFDASKGSFLQKLLRFIIGSALSCIPIMIFYLLKIDSSYAQYRLYRFLEFFAVGLIASGLAPIIFCILKISGEDNADR, encoded by the coding sequence ATGACGGAACTTACGGCAGCTTCAAAAGAACTTCATTTTATTCACCAATGGGGAATAGAAGTAATCAGGGCTGTACAAAATTTTTCAAGTCCTTTTCTTAACGAGGTAATGAAAATTTTTACGGAGGCTTCCACTTACGGATTTGTAGTTTTTATTATAGGCTTATATCTTTGGTGTATAGATTATAAAAAGGGGCTTCATCTTGCCTATGCCGCTGCTTTTACATCGGGACTCAATGGGGGGATTAAGCGGATTTTTAAAATTCCACGTCCCTTTGCTCATGCACCCGAAATCATGCTTAAAAGTATAGGCGGTTTTTCGACACCTTCTGGACATTCTTTGATAAGCGCTTTTATCTATCCGGCTGTCTTGTTTTATGAGCCCTTTAGGGAAAAACTCTCAAAAGATGCCCAATCGGCAAAGCCTCAAAAAAGCGCAGCTTCGGTTAAGATAAAAATACCGGCTGCAATTGTTCTGCCTCTATTGGTAGGCTTTTCACGGGTTTATCTCGGCGTGCATTATCCGACCGATGTCTTATTAGGCTGGGGCCTTGGGGCGTTTATCTTTTTAAGTATGATGTTTTTTCTTCCTGCAATCGAAGCAAAGATTTCTGCATTAAATAGAACAGATGAGAACGATGCCCAAAATATTAAATTCAAAAAAACTGCGTCAATAAGGTTTACTCTTGCGGCTATTTTTGCGTTTATACTCATTTTAATTTCGAGAGAAAAGGTAAATGAAGCAGGTCTTATCCTTGGGCTTGCTTTTGGAAATATCCGTATCCTTGAAAATTCAAAATATAGCTTTGATGCTTCGAAAGGAAGTTTTTTACAAAAGCTTTTGCGATTTATAATCGGGTCTGCTCTTTCCTGTATTCCGATTATGATTTTTTATCTTTTAAAAATAGATTCAAGCTATGCGCAATACAGGCTCTACCGCTTTTTGGAATTTTTTGCTGTAGGCCTTATTGCTTCAGGGCTTGCTCCGATAATATTTTGTATTTTAAAAATTTCGGGAGAAGATAATGCAGATAGGTAA
- a CDS encoding AMP-dependent synthetase/ligase, translating into MQTINDLGKYTFSALLRNSVLKFSNRPALSYVSEQPINYKELNEKVESIKALLHSLGIKPLDKVAIFSTSSPQWAISYFAIVTLGAVAVPLLPDFNESEASSCLKHSGARAIFAGEKLLAKLNNTDDLDVIINIHDFAVKKGEIKTDSPLAEHECKEEDIASIIYTSGTTGRSKGVVLTHKNLIFTAIAGQHCQRINQYEAALSILPMSHVYEFTIGFLMFMLNGACIYYLEGPPVPRNLLPALQKIRPHFMLSVPIVIEKIYKQKILPAFNASPLVKRIYGTKLGRKLLCRRAGKKLKKTFGGRLKFFGIGGSKTDPVVEQFMVDAKFPYAIGYGLTETSPLVAYSAVYKTTPGVIGGTIPGVEIKIGDKDPQTGIGELLVKGPNVMQGYYNAPDLTKEAFTEDGWFKTGDLCAIDDKGRVSLKGRSKNMILGAAGENIYPEDIEFVLNQHPLVSEALVVEGENTSLVAYVRLQDAIGDAVSGISNAIMHKREEMLNEIRFFVNSKVNKFSKIDKIEVVEEFEKTASQKIKRYLYSLRHGKPQPEEIKK; encoded by the coding sequence ATGCAGACAATCAATGATCTCGGAAAATATACATTTTCAGCCTTATTAAGAAATTCGGTCTTAAAATTTTCAAATAGGCCTGCTCTTTCATATGTATCCGAACAGCCCATAAACTACAAAGAACTTAACGAAAAGGTTGAGTCTATAAAAGCCTTATTACATTCATTGGGCATAAAACCTCTTGATAAGGTAGCAATTTTCAGTACAAGCTCGCCTCAGTGGGCAATTTCGTATTTTGCGATAGTAACACTCGGAGCCGTCGCCGTACCTCTTTTACCTGACTTTAATGAAAGTGAAGCTTCATCATGTTTAAAGCATTCGGGAGCAAGGGCTATATTTGCCGGAGAAAAACTTTTGGCAAAGTTAAACAATACCGATGACCTTGATGTCATAATCAATATACATGACTTTGCAGTAAAAAAAGGAGAAATAAAGACGGACAGTCCTCTGGCTGAACATGAATGTAAGGAAGAAGATATAGCTTCAATTATTTATACATCGGGTACAACGGGCCGTTCTAAAGGCGTTGTCCTTACACATAAAAATCTTATCTTTACGGCTATTGCAGGTCAGCACTGTCAACGCATAAACCAATATGAGGCAGCCCTTTCAATATTACCAATGTCCCATGTTTATGAGTTTACAATAGGCTTTTTAATGTTCATGCTGAACGGAGCCTGTATCTACTACCTCGAAGGTCCGCCTGTTCCTCGAAACCTCCTGCCGGCTCTTCAAAAGATAAGACCTCATTTTATGTTGAGTGTTCCGATTGTAATCGAAAAAATATACAAGCAAAAAATTCTGCCGGCCTTTAATGCAAGTCCCCTTGTAAAGAGGATTTACGGAACAAAACTCGGAAGAAAATTATTATGCCGTAGGGCCGGAAAAAAACTAAAAAAGACATTCGGAGGCCGTCTTAAATTTTTCGGTATAGGAGGTTCAAAAACCGACCCCGTTGTTGAGCAATTTATGGTTGACGCAAAATTTCCATATGCAATAGGCTACGGTCTTACCGAAACTTCTCCATTGGTTGCTTATTCCGCAGTGTACAAAACAACTCCCGGCGTAATAGGCGGCACCATCCCGGGCGTAGAAATAAAAATAGGGGATAAAGACCCTCAAACAGGAATAGGAGAGCTCCTAGTAAAAGGCCCCAATGTAATGCAAGGCTATTACAATGCCCCGGACTTAACAAAGGAAGCCTTTACCGAAGACGGCTGGTTCAAAACCGGCGATCTCTGTGCAATAGATGACAAGGGAAGAGTCAGCTTAAAGGGAAGATCCAAAAATATGATTTTAGGGGCTGCCGGAGAAAATATCTATCCTGAAGATATAGAATTTGTTCTAAACCAGCATCCCCTTGTATCCGAAGCCCTTGTTGTCGAAGGAGAAAATACATCTTTAGTCGCCTATGTACGCTTACAGGATGCTATAGGAGATGCCGTTTCAGGAATTTCCAATGCAATAATGCATAAAAGAGAAGAGATGCTGAATGAGATAAGATTTTTTGTCAACTCAAAGGTCAACAAGTTCTCAAAGATAGATAAAATTGAAGTTGTGGAAGAATTCGAAAAAACTGCAAGCCAAAAGATAAAGCGCTATCTTTATTCTCTGCGGCATGGCAAACCTCAACCGGAAGAAATAAAAAAATAA